Proteins from a genomic interval of Pseudomonas asplenii:
- a CDS encoding sarcosine oxidase subunit gamma: protein MSTANVYQQRPTSGAKAESSLHHADLASLVGKGRKNAGVTVREKKLLGHLTLRGDGHDPAFAAGVHKALGLELPAALTVVVKGETSLQWLGPDEWLLVVPSGEEFAAEKALREALGDLHIAIVNVSGGQQLLELSGPNVRQVLMKSTSYDVHPNNFPVGKAVGTVFAKSQLIIRHTAEDTWELVIRRSFSDYWWLWLQDASAEYGLSVQA, encoded by the coding sequence ATGAGCACAGCCAACGTTTACCAGCAACGCCCGACTTCCGGGGCCAAGGCCGAGTCGTCGTTGCACCATGCCGATCTCGCCAGCCTGGTGGGCAAGGGCCGCAAGAACGCCGGTGTGACCGTGCGGGAAAAGAAACTGCTCGGCCACCTGACCCTTCGTGGCGATGGCCATGACCCGGCTTTCGCTGCGGGCGTGCACAAGGCCCTGGGCCTGGAACTGCCAGCGGCGCTGACCGTCGTCGTCAAGGGCGAGACCAGCCTGCAATGGCTGGGCCCGGACGAGTGGCTGCTGGTGGTCCCGAGCGGTGAAGAGTTCGCCGCCGAGAAGGCCCTGCGTGAAGCGCTGGGCGACCTGCACATCGCTATCGTCAACGTCAGCGGTGGCCAGCAACTGCTGGAACTGAGCGGCCCGAACGTGCGCCAGGTGCTGATGAAGTCGACCAGCTACGACGTGCACCCCAACAACTTTCCGGTGGGCAAGGCCGTGGGCACGGTGTTCGCCAAGTCGCAACTGATCATCCGTCACACCGCCGAAGACACCTGGGAACTGGTGATCCGCCGCAGCTTCTCGGACTACTGGTGGCTGTGGTTGCAGGATGCGTCGGCCGAGTACGGCTTGAGCGTCCAGGCCTGA
- the fdhA gene encoding formaldehyde dehydrogenase, glutathione-independent has product MSGNRGVVYLGNGKVEVQKIDYPKMQDPRGKKIEHGVILRVVSTNICGSDQHMVRGRTTAQVGLVLGHEITGEVVEKGSDVENLKIGDLVSVPFNVACGRCRSCKEQHTGVCLTVNPARAGGAYGYVDMGDWTGGQAEYVLVPYADFNLLKLPDRDKAMSKIRDLTCLSDILPTGYHGAVTAGVGPGSSVYIAGAGPVGLAAAASARLLGAAVVIVGDVNPVRLAHAKAQGFEIADLSKDTPLHEQIAALLGEPEVDCAVDAVGFEARGHGHEGVKHEAPATVLNSLMGVVRVAGKIGIPGLYVTEDPGAVDAAAKIGSLSIRFGLGWAKSHSFHTGQTPVMKYNRQLMQAIMWDRINIAEIVGVQVISLDDAPKGYGEFDAGVPKKFVIDPHKLFSAA; this is encoded by the coding sequence ATGTCTGGCAATCGTGGTGTGGTGTACCTTGGCAATGGCAAGGTAGAAGTACAGAAAATCGACTATCCGAAAATGCAGGACCCGCGTGGCAAGAAGATCGAGCACGGGGTCATCCTGCGCGTGGTCTCCACCAATATCTGCGGCTCTGACCAGCATATGGTCCGCGGTCGTACTACGGCCCAGGTGGGTCTGGTGCTGGGCCACGAAATCACCGGCGAAGTGGTCGAGAAGGGCAGCGACGTCGAGAACCTGAAGATCGGCGACCTGGTGTCGGTACCGTTCAACGTCGCCTGCGGCCGCTGCCGTTCCTGCAAGGAACAGCACACCGGCGTCTGCCTGACAGTCAACCCGGCCCGTGCCGGTGGTGCCTACGGTTATGTCGACATGGGTGACTGGACCGGCGGCCAGGCCGAGTACGTGCTGGTGCCTTACGCCGACTTCAACCTGTTGAAACTGCCGGATCGCGACAAGGCCATGTCCAAGATCCGCGACCTGACCTGCCTCTCCGATATCCTGCCGACCGGCTACCACGGTGCCGTCACCGCCGGTGTCGGCCCAGGCAGCTCGGTGTACATCGCCGGTGCCGGTCCGGTCGGCCTGGCCGCTGCCGCTTCGGCCCGCCTGTTGGGCGCCGCGGTGGTGATCGTCGGCGACGTCAACCCGGTGCGCCTGGCACACGCCAAGGCCCAGGGTTTTGAAATCGCCGACCTGTCCAAGGACACCCCGCTGCATGAGCAGATCGCTGCGCTGCTGGGTGAGCCGGAAGTGGATTGCGCCGTCGACGCCGTGGGCTTCGAAGCGCGTGGTCACGGCCATGAGGGCGTCAAGCACGAGGCTCCCGCCACCGTGCTCAACTCGCTGATGGGCGTGGTGCGGGTGGCCGGCAAGATCGGTATCCCGGGCCTGTACGTGACCGAAGACCCGGGTGCGGTGGACGCTGCGGCGAAAATCGGCAGCCTGAGCATCCGTTTCGGCCTGGGCTGGGCCAAGTCCCACAGCTTCCACACTGGTCAGACGCCGGTGATGAAGTACAACCGCCAGTTGATGCAGGCGATCATGTGGGATCGCATCAACATTGCCGAGATCGTCGGTGTGCAGGTGATCAGCCTGGACGATGCGCCCAAGGGCTATGGCGAGTTCGATGCCGGTGTACCGAAGAAGTTCGTGATCGACCCGCACAAGTTGTTCAGCGCGGCGTAG
- a CDS encoding serine hydroxymethyltransferase, producing MFSKQDQIQGYDDALMAAINAEEQRQEDHIELIASENYTSKRVMQAQGSGLTNKYAEGYPGKRYYGGCEHVDKVEALAIERAKHLFGADYANVQPHSGSSANGAVYLALLQAGDTILGMSLAHGGHLTHGAKVSSSGKLYNAVQYGIDTNTGLIDYDEVERLAVEHKPKMIVAGFSAYSKTLDFPRFRQIADKVGALLFVDMAHVAGLVAAGLYPNPIPFADVVTTTTHKTLRGPRGGLILAKANEEIEKKLNAAVFPGAQGGPLMHVIAAKAVCFKEALEPGFKTYQQQVIDNAQAMADVFVKRGYDVVSGGTDNHLFLVSLIRQGLTGKDADAALGRAHITVNKNAVPNDPQSPFVTSGLRIGTPAVTSRGFKVSQCVELAGWICDILDNLGDADVEANVAKHVAALCADFPVYR from the coding sequence ATGTTCAGCAAGCAAGACCAGATCCAGGGTTACGATGATGCACTGATGGCGGCCATCAATGCCGAAGAGCAGCGCCAGGAAGATCACATCGAACTGATCGCGTCGGAAAACTACACCAGCAAGCGCGTCATGCAGGCCCAGGGCAGTGGCCTGACCAACAAATACGCCGAAGGCTACCCGGGCAAGCGCTACTACGGTGGCTGCGAGCACGTGGACAAGGTCGAGGCCCTGGCCATCGAGCGTGCCAAGCACCTGTTCGGCGCCGACTACGCCAACGTCCAGCCTCACTCCGGCTCCTCGGCCAACGGCGCGGTGTACCTGGCACTGCTGCAGGCCGGCGACACTATCCTGGGCATGAGCCTGGCCCACGGCGGTCACCTGACCCACGGCGCCAAGGTGTCGTCGTCGGGCAAGCTGTACAACGCCGTTCAATACGGGATCGACACCAATACCGGCCTGATCGACTACGATGAAGTCGAGCGCCTGGCGGTCGAGCACAAGCCGAAGATGATTGTCGCCGGTTTCTCCGCCTACTCGAAAACCCTCGATTTCCCACGTTTCCGTCAGATTGCCGACAAGGTCGGTGCACTGCTGTTCGTCGACATGGCCCACGTCGCCGGTCTGGTCGCAGCCGGTCTGTACCCGAACCCGATCCCCTTCGCCGACGTGGTCACCACCACCACTCACAAGACCCTGCGCGGTCCGCGTGGCGGCCTGATCCTGGCCAAGGCCAACGAAGAGATCGAGAAAAAGCTCAACGCCGCGGTATTCCCGGGTGCCCAGGGCGGCCCGCTGATGCACGTGATCGCCGCCAAGGCCGTGTGCTTCAAGGAAGCGCTGGAACCGGGCTTCAAGACCTACCAGCAGCAAGTGATCGACAACGCCCAGGCCATGGCCGACGTTTTCGTCAAACGTGGCTACGATGTAGTGTCCGGCGGCACCGATAACCACCTGTTCCTGGTCAGCCTGATCCGTCAGGGCCTGACCGGCAAGGACGCCGATGCGGCCCTGGGCCGTGCCCATATCACCGTGAACAAGAACGCCGTGCCGAACGACCCGCAGTCGCCTTTCGTCACCTCCGGCCTGCGTATCGGTACCCCGGCAGTCACCAGCCGTGGGTTCAAGGTCAGCCAGTGTGTCGAACTGGCCGGCTGGATCTGCGACATCCTCGACAACCTCGGCGATGCCGACGTCGAAGCGAATGTTGCCAAGCACGTGGCGGCCCTGTGCGCGGACTTCCCGGTTTATCGCTGA
- the purU gene encoding formyltetrahydrofolate deformylase — MSRAPDTWILTADCPSVLGTVDAVTRFLFEQGCYVTEHHSFDDRLSGRFFIRVEFRQPGGFDEELFRAGLAERGKAFGMIFELTAPNYRPKVVIMVSKADHCLNDLLYRQRIGQLSMDVVAVVSNHPDLKPLADWHDIPYYHFPLDPNDKPAQERQVLQVIEASGAELVILARYMQVLSPELCRKLDGRAINIHHSLLPGFKGAKPYHQAYNKGVKLVGATAHYINNDLDEGPIIAQGVEVVDHSHYPEDLIAKGRDIEGLTLARAVGYHIERRVFLNANRTVVL, encoded by the coding sequence ATGAGCCGCGCCCCCGATACATGGATTTTGACCGCCGACTGCCCCAGCGTGCTCGGCACGGTGGATGCGGTGACCCGCTTCCTGTTCGAGCAGGGTTGCTATGTCACCGAGCACCATTCGTTCGATGACCGCCTCTCGGGGCGGTTCTTCATTCGTGTGGAGTTCCGCCAGCCCGGAGGCTTCGACGAGGAGCTGTTCCGCGCAGGCCTGGCCGAGCGTGGCAAGGCGTTCGGGATGATCTTCGAGCTGACCGCGCCGAACTACCGGCCCAAAGTGGTGATCATGGTCTCCAAGGCCGATCACTGCCTCAACGACCTGCTCTACCGTCAGCGGATCGGCCAACTGTCGATGGACGTGGTCGCGGTGGTGTCCAACCATCCCGATCTCAAGCCCCTGGCCGACTGGCACGACATTCCCTACTACCATTTCCCCCTCGACCCCAACGACAAACCGGCCCAGGAGCGGCAGGTATTGCAGGTGATCGAGGCGTCCGGTGCCGAGCTGGTGATTCTTGCCCGCTACATGCAGGTACTGTCGCCGGAACTGTGCCGCAAGCTCGATGGCCGGGCGATCAACATCCATCACTCGCTGCTGCCCGGTTTCAAGGGCGCCAAGCCGTATCACCAGGCCTACAACAAGGGCGTGAAGCTGGTGGGGGCCACCGCGCACTACATCAACAACGACCTGGACGAAGGCCCGATCATCGCCCAGGGCGTGGAAGTGGTGGATCACAGCCATTACCCCGAGGACTTGATCGCCAAGGGCCGGGATATCGAGGGACTGACCCTGGCGCGAGCGGTGGGCTATCACATCGAACGGCGGGTGTTTCTCAATGCCAACCGGACGGTGGTTCTCTGA
- a CDS encoding sarcosine oxidase subunit alpha, producing the protein MSQVNRLSNGGRIDRNKVLNFTFNGESYKGFEGDTLAAALLANGVDIVGRSFKYSRPRGIFAAGAEEPNAVLQIGATEATQIPNVRATQQALYQGLVATSTNGWPSVNNDVMGILGKVGGKLMPPGFYYKTFMYPQSFWMTYEKYIRKAAGLGRSPTENDPDTYDNMNQHCDVLIVGAGPAGLAAALAAARSGARVILADEQEEFGGSLLDSRESLDGKPAAEWVTSVIAELKALPDVLLLPRATVNGYHDHNFLTIHERLTDHLGDRAPIGQVRQRIHRVRAKRVVLATGAHERPLVYGNNDVPGNMLAGAVSVYVRRYGVAPGKKLVLSTNNDHAYRVALDWLDASLQVVAIADARSNPRGALVEEARAKGIRILTGSAVIEARGSKRVTAARIAAIDVRAHKVTSPGEWLDCDLIASSGGYSPVVHLASHLGGKPVWREDILGFVAGEAPQKRVCVGGLNGVYSLADTLADGFEGGARAASEAGFKTVEGVLPKALSRQEEPTLALFQVPHEKGTARAPKQFVDLQNDVTAAAIELATREGFESVEHVKRYTALGFGTDQGKLGNVNGLAIAARSLNVTIPQMGTTMFRPNYTPITFGAVAGRHCGHIFEPVRYTALQAWHVKQGAKFEDVGQWKRPWYFPRNGEDIHAAIKRECKAVRDSVGLLDASTLGKIDIQGPDAREFLNRVYTNAWTKLDVGKARYGLMCKEDGMVFDDGVTACLADNHFLMTTTTGGAARVLQWLELYHQTEWPEMKVYFTSVTDHWATLTLSGPNSRKLLREVTDIDLDKDAFPFMTWKEGLVGGVPARVFRISFTGELSYEVNIQADYAMGVLEQIAEAGKKYNLTPYGTETMHVLRAEKGFIIVGQDTDASMTPDDLNMGWCVGRTKPFSWIGWRGMNREDCVREDRKQLVGLKPIDPTQWLPEGAQLVFDTKQSIPMKMVGHVTSSYAHNSLGYSFAMAVVKGGLKRMGERVFAPLADGRVIEAEIVSSVFFDPKGDRQNI; encoded by the coding sequence ATGAGCCAGGTCAATCGCCTGTCCAACGGCGGTCGCATCGATCGCAACAAAGTCTTGAACTTCACCTTCAACGGCGAGAGCTACAAGGGCTTCGAGGGTGACACTCTGGCCGCCGCGCTGCTGGCCAACGGTGTCGACATCGTCGGCCGCAGCTTCAAGTACTCCCGGCCACGGGGCATCTTCGCCGCCGGTGCCGAAGAGCCGAACGCCGTGCTGCAGATCGGTGCCACCGAAGCCACCCAGATCCCCAACGTGCGGGCTACCCAACAGGCGCTGTACCAGGGCCTGGTCGCCACCAGCACCAACGGCTGGCCGAGCGTCAACAACGACGTGATGGGCATTCTTGGCAAGGTCGGCGGCAAGCTGATGCCACCGGGTTTCTACTACAAGACCTTCATGTACCCGCAGTCCTTCTGGATGACTTACGAAAAGTACATCCGCAAGGCGGCAGGTCTGGGCCGTTCGCCGACCGAGAACGACCCGGACACCTACGACAACATGAACCAGCACTGCGACGTGCTGATCGTCGGCGCCGGCCCTGCTGGCCTGGCCGCCGCCCTGGCCGCTGCGCGCAGCGGTGCGCGGGTGATCCTCGCCGATGAACAGGAAGAGTTCGGCGGCAGCCTGCTCGACTCCCGCGAAAGCCTCGACGGCAAGCCGGCGGCCGAGTGGGTCACCAGCGTCATCGCCGAATTGAAGGCACTGCCGGACGTGCTGCTGCTGCCACGGGCCACCGTCAACGGCTACCACGACCACAACTTCCTGACCATCCACGAGCGCCTCACCGACCACCTCGGTGATCGCGCGCCGATCGGCCAGGTGCGCCAGCGTATCCACCGGGTGCGCGCCAAGCGTGTGGTCCTGGCGACCGGCGCCCACGAGCGTCCGCTGGTCTACGGCAACAACGACGTGCCGGGCAACATGCTCGCCGGTGCCGTCTCGGTGTATGTCCGCCGCTATGGCGTGGCACCGGGCAAGAAACTGGTGCTGAGCACCAACAACGACCACGCCTACCGCGTCGCGTTGGACTGGCTCGACGCCAGCCTGCAGGTAGTAGCGATCGCCGACGCCCGCAGCAACCCACGTGGTGCGCTGGTGGAAGAGGCTCGCGCCAAGGGCATTCGTATCCTCACCGGCAGCGCCGTGATCGAGGCCCGTGGCAGCAAGCGCGTGACCGCAGCCCGGATCGCCGCGATCGACGTCCGCGCCCACAAGGTCACCAGCCCCGGGGAGTGGCTGGACTGCGACCTGATCGCCAGCTCCGGCGGCTACAGCCCGGTGGTGCACCTGGCGTCGCACCTGGGCGGCAAGCCGGTCTGGCGCGAAGACATCCTCGGTTTCGTTGCCGGTGAAGCGCCACAGAAACGCGTCTGCGTCGGTGGCCTCAACGGTGTCTACAGCCTGGCCGATACCTTGGCTGATGGTTTCGAAGGCGGCGCGCGCGCAGCCAGCGAAGCCGGCTTCAAGACCGTCGAAGGCGTACTGCCCAAGGCCCTGTCCCGTCAGGAAGAACCGACCCTGGCGCTGTTCCAGGTGCCCCATGAAAAAGGCACCGCACGGGCTCCCAAGCAATTCGTCGACCTGCAGAACGACGTCACCGCCGCCGCCATCGAACTGGCGACCCGCGAGGGCTTCGAGTCGGTCGAGCACGTCAAACGTTACACCGCGCTGGGCTTCGGCACCGACCAGGGCAAGCTGGGTAACGTCAACGGCCTGGCGATTGCTGCTCGTTCGCTGAATGTGACCATCCCGCAGATGGGCACCACCATGTTCCGTCCGAACTACACGCCGATCACCTTCGGTGCGGTGGCCGGCCGTCACTGCGGGCATATCTTCGAGCCGGTGCGCTACACCGCCTTGCAGGCCTGGCATGTGAAACAGGGGGCCAAGTTCGAGGACGTCGGCCAATGGAAACGTCCCTGGTACTTCCCGCGCAACGGCGAAGACATCCATGCGGCGATCAAGCGTGAGTGCAAGGCCGTGCGCGACAGCGTAGGCCTGCTCGACGCCTCGACCCTGGGCAAGATCGACATCCAGGGCCCGGATGCCCGCGAGTTCCTCAACCGCGTTTATACCAACGCCTGGACCAAGCTGGATGTGGGCAAGGCCCGTTACGGCCTGATGTGCAAGGAAGACGGCATGGTCTTCGACGACGGCGTGACCGCCTGCCTGGCCGACAACCACTTCCTGATGACCACCACCACCGGCGGGGCGGCGCGTGTCCTGCAGTGGCTGGAGCTGTACCACCAGACCGAATGGCCGGAGATGAAGGTGTACTTCACCTCCGTGACCGACCACTGGGCGACCCTGACCCTGTCCGGCCCCAACAGCCGCAAACTGCTCCGCGAAGTCACCGACATCGACCTGGACAAGGACGCGTTCCCGTTCATGACCTGGAAGGAAGGCCTGGTGGGTGGCGTACCGGCGCGGGTGTTCCGGATTTCCTTCACCGGCGAACTCTCCTACGAGGTCAACATCCAGGCCGACTACGCCATGGGCGTGCTCGAACAGATCGCCGAGGCGGGCAAAAAGTACAACCTGACCCCGTACGGCACCGAGACCATGCACGTGCTGCGGGCCGAGAAGGGCTTCATCATCGTCGGCCAGGACACTGACGCCTCGATGACCCCGGACGACCTGAACATGGGCTGGTGTGTTGGCCGCACCAAACCGTTCTCCTGGATCGGCTGGCGTGGGATGAACCGCGAGGACTGCGTGCGTGAGGATCGCAAGCAACTGGTCGGCCTCAAGCCGATCGATCCGACCCAGTGGCTGCCGGAAGGTGCGCAACTGGTGTTCGACACCAAGCAGTCGATCCCGATGAAGATGGTCGGTCACGTGACCTCCAGCTATGCCCACAACTCCCTTGGCTATTCATTTGCCATGGCGGTCGTGAAGGGCGGGCTCAAGCGCATGGGCGAGCGAGTGTTCGCGCCCTTGGCCGATGGCCGGGTGATCGAGGCGGAGATCGTTTCCTCGGTGTTCTTCGATCCGAAAGGTGATCGCCAGAACATCTGA
- a CDS encoding threonine aldolase family protein, whose product MTDKSQQFASDNYSGICPEAWTAMEQANHGHQRAYGDDEWTQRAADGFRKLFETDCEVFFAFNGTAANSLALSSLCQSYHSVICSETAHVETDECGAPEFFSNGSKLLTARTENGKLTPESIREIALKRQDIHYPKPRVVTLTQATEVGSVYTPDEIRAISATCKELGLHLHMDGARFSNACAFLGCSPADLTWKAGVDVLCFGGTKNGMAVGEAILFFNHDLAEDFDYRCKQAGQLASKMRFLSAPWVGLLENDAWLKHARHANHCAQLLSSLVKDIPGVELMFPVEANGVFLQLSEPAIAALTARSWRFYTFIGKGGARFMCSWDTEEARVRELAADIREVMSA is encoded by the coding sequence ATGACCGACAAGAGCCAACAATTCGCCAGCGACAACTATTCCGGTATCTGCCCAGAAGCCTGGACCGCCATGGAACAGGCGAACCACGGCCACCAACGCGCCTACGGTGACGACGAGTGGACCCAGCGCGCCGCTGACGGTTTCCGCAAGCTGTTCGAAACCGATTGCGAGGTGTTCTTCGCCTTCAACGGCACCGCCGCCAACTCCCTCGCCCTGTCGTCGCTGTGCCAAAGCTACCACAGCGTGATCTGCTCGGAGACCGCCCACGTCGAGACCGACGAATGCGGCGCCCCGGAATTCTTTTCCAACGGTTCCAAGCTGCTCACCGCGCGCACTGAAAACGGCAAGCTGACCCCCGAGTCCATCCGCGAAATCGCCCTCAAGCGTCAGGACATCCACTACCCCAAGCCACGGGTCGTGACCCTGACCCAGGCCACGGAAGTCGGCAGCGTCTACACCCCGGATGAAATCCGCGCCATCAGCGCCACCTGCAAGGAGCTGGGCCTGCACCTGCACATGGACGGCGCGCGCTTCTCCAACGCCTGCGCCTTCCTCGGCTGCTCACCGGCCGACCTGACCTGGAAAGCCGGGGTCGACGTGCTGTGCTTTGGCGGGACGAAAAACGGCATGGCCGTGGGCGAGGCGATCCTGTTTTTCAACCACGACCTGGCGGAAGACTTCGACTACCGCTGCAAGCAGGCCGGGCAACTGGCCTCGAAGATGCGTTTCCTGTCGGCGCCGTGGGTCGGCCTGCTGGAAAACGACGCCTGGCTCAAGCACGCCCGCCATGCCAACCATTGCGCGCAACTGCTCAGCAGTCTGGTCAAGGACATCCCCGGCGTGGAACTGATGTTCCCGGTCGAGGCCAACGGTGTGTTCCTGCAACTGTCGGAACCGGCGATTGCCGCCCTGACCGCCCGGAGCTGGCGCTTCTATACCTTCATCGGCAAGGGTGGGGCACGCTTCATGTGCTCGTGGGATACCGAGGAAGCGCGGGTGCGGGAACTGGCGGCGGATATCCGCGAGGTCATGTCCGCCTGA
- a CDS encoding sarcosine oxidase subunit delta: MLHIFCPHCGELRSEEEFHASGQAHIPRPLDPNNCTDAQWGDYMFFRDNPRGLHHELWDHVAGCRQYFNVTRDTVTYEILETYKIGEKPQFTAAKAESSKAPGVAVGEKV; encoded by the coding sequence ATGTTGCATATCTTCTGTCCTCATTGCGGCGAACTGCGCTCCGAAGAGGAATTCCACGCTTCCGGCCAGGCGCATATCCCACGTCCGCTGGACCCCAACAACTGCACCGACGCGCAGTGGGGTGACTACATGTTCTTCCGCGACAACCCGCGCGGGCTGCACCACGAACTCTGGGACCACGTCGCCGGTTGCCGCCAGTACTTCAACGTCACCCGTGACACGGTGACCTACGAAATCCTGGAAACCTACAAGATCGGCGAGAAGCCTCAATTCACCGCTGCCAAGGCGGAAAGCTCGAAAGCGCCCGGCGTGGCTGTGGGAGAAAAGGTATGA
- a CDS encoding sarcosine oxidase subunit beta, producing the protein MQRYSGFGLFKHSLSHHENWQRMWRTPTPKKVYDVIIVGGGGHGLATAYYLAKEHGITNVAVIEKGWLGGGNTARNTTIVRSNYLWDESAHLYEHAMKLWEGLSQDLNYNVMFSQRGVYNLCHTLQDIRDSERRVSANRLNGVDGELLNAQQVADEIPYLDCSKNTRYPVLGATVQRRGGVARHDAVAWGFARGADALGVDLIQQTEVIGFRKENGVCIGVETNKGFIGAKRVGVVTAGNSGHMAKLAGFRLPLESHPLQALVSEPIKPIIDSVIMSNAVHGYISQSDKGDLVIGAGIDGYNGYGQRGSYPVIEHTIQAIVEMFPVLSRVRMNRQWGGIVDTTPDACPIISKTPVPNMFFNCGWGTGGFKATPGSGNVFAASLAKGEMHPLAAPFSIDRFHNGALIDEHGAAAVAH; encoded by the coding sequence ATGCAACGCTATTCGGGCTTCGGCCTCTTCAAGCACTCTCTCAGCCATCATGAGAACTGGCAGCGCATGTGGCGCACGCCGACGCCGAAAAAGGTCTACGACGTGATCATCGTCGGCGGTGGCGGGCATGGCCTGGCCACTGCCTACTACCTGGCCAAGGAGCACGGTATCACCAATGTCGCGGTGATCGAGAAGGGCTGGCTGGGCGGCGGCAACACCGCCCGCAACACCACCATCGTGCGCTCCAACTACCTGTGGGACGAATCGGCGCACCTGTACGAACACGCGATGAAACTGTGGGAAGGCCTGTCCCAGGACCTCAACTACAACGTGATGTTCTCCCAGCGTGGCGTCTACAACCTCTGCCACACCCTGCAGGACATCCGTGATTCCGAGCGTCGGGTCAGCGCCAACCGCCTCAATGGCGTCGACGGCGAACTGCTCAACGCCCAGCAGGTGGCGGACGAGATCCCGTACCTGGACTGCTCGAAGAACACCCGTTACCCGGTACTGGGCGCCACCGTCCAGCGTCGCGGCGGCGTGGCCCGTCACGATGCCGTGGCCTGGGGCTTCGCCCGCGGTGCCGACGCCCTGGGCGTCGACCTGATCCAGCAGACCGAAGTGATCGGCTTCCGCAAGGAAAACGGTGTGTGCATCGGCGTCGAAACCAACAAGGGCTTCATCGGCGCCAAGCGCGTCGGTGTGGTCACCGCCGGTAACTCCGGGCACATGGCGAAACTGGCCGGCTTCCGCCTGCCACTCGAATCCCACCCGCTGCAGGCGCTGGTGTCCGAGCCGATCAAACCGATCATCGACAGTGTGATCATGTCCAACGCCGTTCACGGCTACATCAGCCAGTCCGACAAGGGCGACCTGGTGATCGGTGCCGGTATCGACGGCTACAACGGCTACGGCCAGCGTGGTTCATACCCGGTGATCGAGCACACCATCCAGGCCATCGTCGAAATGTTCCCGGTGCTCTCGCGGGTGCGCATGAACCGCCAGTGGGGCGGCATCGTCGACACCACGCCGGACGCCTGCCCGATCATTTCCAAGACCCCGGTCCCGAACATGTTCTTCAACTGCGGTTGGGGCACCGGCGGCTTCAAGGCCACCCCGGGTTCGGGCAACGTCTTCGCCGCCAGCCTCGCCAAGGGCGAGATGCACCCGCTGGCCGCCCCTTTCTCCATCGACCGTTTCCATAACGGTGCGTTGATCGATGAACATGGCGCTGCAGCGGTCGCCCACTAA
- a CDS encoding cell division protein ZapA, which produces MRASNDGVTVISILGEEYSIKAPAGQEQTLHDATQMLKTALVDTKKKFPTLIGEQLLVLAALNLCSQRIEDQREHREVLARYQEQVSATVDVISKTIGQN; this is translated from the coding sequence ATGAGAGCCAGCAACGACGGCGTGACCGTCATCTCTATTCTCGGCGAAGAGTATTCGATCAAGGCACCTGCCGGGCAGGAGCAGACCTTGCACGATGCGACCCAGATGCTCAAGACGGCCCTGGTCGACACCAAGAAGAAGTTTCCCACGTTGATTGGCGAGCAGTTACTGGTCCTGGCGGCTCTGAATCTGTGTTCCCAGCGGATCGAGGATCAGCGCGAACACCGCGAGGTGCTGGCCCGTTATCAGGAACAGGTCAGCGCCACGGTCGACGTGATTTCGAAAACCATCGGGCAGAACTGA